From a single Fusobacterium pseudoperiodonticum genomic region:
- a CDS encoding GNAT family N-acetyltransferase has product MEIKIREIEVEDYKELLDFMKKVKGETNFLRGYPNEIKMSYEDEKEYIKKVKSSETSNHFVAIKGNKIIGCTSFNGNTARKMKHYGTIGISVLKEYWGRGIATTLLEKLISWSKEKGIKKINLDVFENNERAIKLYEKFGFKLEGCIEDGIFDGENYINLLVYGLKI; this is encoded by the coding sequence ATGGAAATAAAAATAAGAGAAATAGAAGTAGAAGACTATAAAGAGCTATTGGATTTTATGAAGAAAGTGAAAGGAGAAACCAATTTTTTACGTGGTTATCCTAATGAAATAAAAATGAGTTATGAAGATGAAAAAGAATACATAAAAAAAGTAAAATCTTCTGAAACAAGTAATCATTTTGTAGCAATAAAAGGTAATAAAATAATAGGTTGTACTAGTTTTAATGGAAATACAGCAAGAAAAATGAAGCACTATGGAACTATTGGAATTTCTGTTTTAAAAGAATATTGGGGCAGAGGAATAGCAACAACATTATTAGAAAAATTAATAAGTTGGTCTAAGGAAAAAGGGATAAAAAAGATTAATTTAGATGTTTTTGAAAATAATGAAAGAGCAATAAAATTATATGAAAAGTTTGGTTTTAAATTAGAGGGTTGTATAGAAGATGGAATTTTTGATGGGGAAAATTATATAAATTTACTGGTATATGGATTAAAAATATGA
- the nth gene encoding endonuclease III, which produces MTKKEKVKKILEELHKKFGEPKCALNFETPFELLVAVILSAQCTDKRVNIVTEEMFKEVNTPEQFANMEIEEIENYIKSTGFFRNKAKNIKKCSQQLLEKYNGEIPQDMDKLTELAGVGRKTANVVRGEVWGLADGITVDTHVKRITNLIGLVKSEDPIKIEQELMKIVPKKSWIVFSHYLILHGRATCIARRPQCKNCEISDCCNYGKIKLLKEN; this is translated from the coding sequence ATGACAAAAAAAGAAAAGGTAAAAAAGATATTGGAGGAACTCCATAAAAAATTTGGTGAACCTAAGTGTGCATTAAATTTTGAAACTCCTTTTGAACTTTTAGTAGCTGTTATACTTTCTGCCCAATGTACAGATAAGAGAGTAAATATAGTTACAGAAGAAATGTTCAAAGAAGTAAACACTCCTGAGCAATTTGCCAATATGGAAATAGAAGAAATTGAAAACTATATAAAGAGTACAGGATTTTTTAGAAATAAAGCTAAGAATATAAAAAAATGTAGTCAACAGTTATTAGAAAAATACAATGGAGAAATCCCACAAGACATGGATAAACTAACAGAACTTGCTGGAGTTGGAAGAAAGACAGCCAATGTTGTTAGAGGTGAAGTTTGGGGACTTGCAGATGGAATAACTGTAGATACTCATGTAAAAAGAATTACAAATCTAATAGGTTTAGTTAAAAGTGAGGACCCTATTAAAATAGAACAAGAACTTATGAAAATTGTTCCTAAAAAATCTTGGATAGTATTCTCTCACTATTTAATTTTACATGGAAGAGCAACTTGTATTGCAAGAAGACCACAGTGTAAAAACTGTGAAATTTCTGACTGTTGCAACTATGGTAAAATAAAATTATTAAAAGAGAACTAA
- a CDS encoding Txe/YoeB family addiction module toxin — protein MNNLVWTHKAWQDYLYWQTQDKKTLKKINELVKDIERNGALKGIGKPEVLKNESAYSRRIDEKNRLVYRIVDGFMWIIACKGHYEE, from the coding sequence ATGAATAATTTGGTATGGACGCATAAGGCTTGGCAAGATTACTTATATTGGCAAACTCAAGATAAAAAAACTTTGAAAAAGATAAATGAATTAGTCAAAGATATTGAAAGAAATGGAGCTTTAAAAGGAATAGGTAAGCCAGAAGTATTAAAAAACGAAAGTGCATATAGTAGAAGAATTGATGAAAAAAATAGACTGGTTTATAGAATTGTAGATGGCTTTATGTGGATAATTGCTTGTAAAGGTCATTATGAGGAATAG
- a CDS encoding GNAT family N-acetyltransferase, producing the protein MSRFKLRNMREDDIEIIYKNLHLDFVNKYFKNNKEKKKIHDNHSEWYKTHISSFDYLIYIFEDEEANFVAMTSYEILEDTAKINIYLNKDYRNKGYSQEILSESIDKFLNDNKNIKTLKACILEENLASKKIFENLSFIYDKKEICRDELEYLIYKKTIII; encoded by the coding sequence TTGTCTAGATTTAAATTAAGAAACATGAGAGAAGATGATATTGAGATTATTTACAAAAATTTACATTTAGATTTTGTAAATAAATATTTTAAAAATAACAAAGAAAAGAAAAAGATACATGATAATCATAGTGAATGGTATAAAACTCATATATCTTCTTTTGATTACTTAATATATATTTTTGAAGACGAAGAAGCTAATTTTGTGGCAATGACAAGTTATGAAATTTTAGAAGATACAGCTAAAATAAATATCTATTTGAATAAAGACTATAGAAATAAAGGATACTCACAAGAAATATTATCTGAAAGTATAGATAAATTTTTAAATGACAATAAAAATATAAAAACTTTAAAGGCATGTATATTAGAAGAAAATCTTGCTTCAAAAAAGATTTTTGAAAATTTATCTTTTATATATGATAAAAAAGAAATTTGTAGAGATGAACTAGAATACCTAATATATAAGAAAACTATAATAATTTAA